A genome region from Arthrobacter sp. V1I9 includes the following:
- a CDS encoding amino acid permease — MTVPTLSGPAPDGTAGTAARPALGAQLLRRKPIAQMVNEAESSDGGPRLVRSFGVLQLTMISVGATLGTGILVILGESVPLAGPAIWISFAIAGLAALLSAVSYAEMAGLVPVAGSSYSYTYATMGEGMAWICGWCLVLEYAVSVAAVAVGAGQYVNEALAVFGSVLPDAVSQPPGDGGVVNIPAMVIVVLATVLLVRGAKESAWINTSIVVVKVGILLFFCAVAFTAFNAGNFEPLLPMGAAGVSAAASRVFFSYIGFDAASTAGEEARNPKRDLPRAIMLSMLIVTTIYVLVAVAAIGARPWGWFDGTEAALVKILEETTGQPWIALVFAVGAVLAIASIVLTVLYGQTRILLSMSRDGLIPKVFGRVSRRTGTPVAGTLLVGAAVALTAGLVPLGALADATSIGTLFAFALVNVAVIYLRRTRPELERTFRVPLFPLTPILGAAMCAYLMANLGADTWVVFALWMLVGVAAYFGYGRRNSRVAALSNEEYRELSGPPLSTQQTPEQTKAELP; from the coding sequence ATGACTGTGCCTACACTCTCCGGCCCGGCTCCGGACGGCACCGCCGGAACAGCAGCCCGCCCGGCCCTGGGCGCACAGCTGCTGCGCCGCAAGCCAATCGCGCAGATGGTCAACGAGGCAGAAAGCTCCGACGGCGGCCCCCGCCTGGTCCGCAGCTTCGGCGTCCTGCAGCTGACCATGATCTCTGTTGGGGCAACCCTCGGCACCGGCATCCTGGTGATTCTGGGCGAATCCGTTCCGCTTGCCGGGCCTGCCATCTGGATTTCGTTCGCGATCGCCGGCCTGGCCGCACTGCTCTCCGCGGTTTCCTATGCGGAAATGGCAGGGCTGGTGCCCGTTGCCGGGTCCAGCTATTCCTACACGTACGCCACCATGGGCGAGGGGATGGCGTGGATCTGCGGCTGGTGCCTGGTGCTGGAGTACGCCGTTTCCGTGGCCGCCGTCGCCGTCGGTGCCGGCCAGTACGTGAATGAAGCGCTTGCCGTCTTCGGCTCCGTCCTGCCAGATGCAGTGTCGCAGCCACCCGGGGACGGCGGAGTGGTCAACATCCCCGCAATGGTCATCGTGGTGCTCGCAACCGTCCTCCTGGTCCGCGGCGCGAAGGAAAGCGCCTGGATCAACACCTCCATCGTGGTGGTGAAGGTGGGCATCCTGCTGTTCTTCTGCGCCGTGGCCTTCACCGCATTCAACGCCGGCAACTTTGAGCCCTTGCTGCCCATGGGTGCTGCCGGCGTCTCCGCCGCAGCCTCCCGCGTCTTCTTTTCCTACATTGGATTCGACGCCGCCTCCACAGCAGGCGAGGAAGCGCGGAACCCCAAGCGCGACCTGCCCAGGGCCATTATGTTGTCCATGCTGATTGTCACCACCATCTACGTCCTGGTGGCCGTCGCTGCCATCGGCGCCCGGCCATGGGGATGGTTCGACGGAACGGAGGCGGCCCTGGTGAAGATCCTCGAAGAGACCACCGGCCAGCCGTGGATTGCACTCGTCTTTGCAGTGGGCGCGGTGCTGGCAATCGCCAGCATCGTCCTGACGGTGCTCTACGGGCAGACCCGTATCCTGCTGTCCATGTCCCGTGACGGGCTCATCCCCAAGGTCTTCGGCCGCGTTTCCCGCCGTACCGGCACCCCCGTGGCAGGGACGCTCCTGGTGGGGGCCGCCGTCGCGCTGACCGCCGGGCTGGTGCCCCTGGGTGCGCTCGCGGATGCCACCAGCATAGGCACCCTGTTTGCGTTCGCCCTGGTGAACGTCGCCGTCATCTACCTCCGCCGCACGCGCCCGGAGCTGGAACGCACCTTCCGCGTGCCACTCTTCCCGCTCACCCCCATCCTCGGCGCCGCGATGTGCGCATACCTGATGGCGAACCTCGGCGCTGACACCTGGGTGGTCTTCGCCCTCTGGATGCTGGTGGGCGTGGCCGCGTACTTTGGTTACGGCCGCCGGAACTCACGGGTGGCGGCACTCAGCAACGAGGAATACCGCGAGCTCTCCGGACCACCACTTTCAACCCAGCAAACCCCAGAACAGACGAAGGCAGAACTTCCATGA
- a CDS encoding PucR family transcriptional regulator codes for MRRNAPTAAGGPDQLDAVTLEQFLAALPAEVAVVHDAGNGQVPLRWVEPSELEDPTPYLLDGEFVLTAGMPFRDGGNDGAGPQGGQSAARVEEYVRRLVEAGVAALGFGLQPYYDAVPDHVLAACRKQGLTLVEVPASVPFAALGLEFSKLLESGNARVFRQLAETNRHLMRAVLSARPEHELLAALAQRVPAWAVLLGADGRVRARAGAAVDLSQLQPLLKKLLSGAGPRVETETLDAPGSALVFAHPLRSSKDATLGGLVLGTDKALTPAQNSVVSSVVGLLELLVRQRTSGSLAPSQLATALLLHPETLAGGNTRQLNGLKDLLAQSVAGTRSGQVRVIQGMRAAVAPAADDGPVRELLQWRRLFDSKMVELTDYGFAAVTRLKVDDQLLAEVEHLGWRLVVGEPTELSGLPETYRRASSLRPRVSATGKSARVEEMTWSVTGLLGREAGSMLAARILAPVLELEPERRDAQLRVLRSWLAANGSWDATAKELDLHRNSVRRQINAIAEVLDIDLGQAQSRAELWIALQYVDGPVTENSQSPQER; via the coding sequence ATGAGACGTAATGCACCAACCGCCGCTGGTGGCCCGGACCAATTGGACGCCGTGACGCTCGAACAGTTCCTCGCCGCCCTGCCCGCCGAAGTAGCAGTCGTGCACGACGCCGGAAACGGCCAGGTGCCCCTGCGGTGGGTAGAGCCGAGCGAGTTGGAGGACCCCACCCCCTACCTGCTTGACGGCGAATTTGTCCTCACCGCCGGCATGCCCTTCCGGGACGGCGGAAACGACGGCGCCGGCCCCCAAGGGGGCCAAAGTGCGGCCCGAGTGGAGGAGTATGTCCGCCGGCTGGTGGAGGCCGGAGTGGCTGCGCTGGGCTTCGGCCTGCAGCCCTATTACGACGCCGTCCCGGACCACGTGCTGGCAGCCTGCCGGAAGCAGGGACTCACCTTGGTGGAGGTGCCCGCCAGCGTGCCGTTTGCCGCCCTGGGCCTGGAATTCTCCAAGCTGCTTGAGTCCGGAAACGCCCGGGTTTTCCGGCAACTGGCGGAGACCAACAGGCACCTCATGCGGGCAGTGCTTTCGGCCCGGCCGGAGCATGAACTGCTCGCGGCGCTGGCCCAGCGCGTCCCGGCGTGGGCCGTCCTTCTGGGCGCCGACGGCCGCGTTCGTGCCCGGGCGGGTGCCGCCGTCGACCTTTCCCAACTCCAGCCCCTGCTCAAGAAGCTCCTCAGCGGGGCCGGACCCCGGGTGGAAACAGAAACGCTTGATGCCCCGGGCTCGGCGCTGGTCTTCGCCCATCCCCTCCGGAGCAGCAAAGACGCTACCTTGGGCGGGCTGGTGCTCGGCACGGACAAGGCGTTGACTCCCGCGCAGAACAGTGTGGTTTCTTCTGTGGTGGGCCTCCTGGAACTGCTGGTCCGCCAGCGCACCAGCGGGTCCCTGGCGCCCAGCCAGCTGGCCACCGCCCTCCTGCTCCATCCCGAAACGCTCGCCGGCGGCAACACCCGGCAGCTGAACGGGCTAAAGGATCTGCTGGCGCAAAGCGTCGCGGGAACACGGTCCGGACAGGTCCGCGTGATCCAGGGCATGCGGGCAGCGGTTGCACCCGCCGCAGACGACGGGCCGGTCCGGGAGCTGCTGCAGTGGCGCCGGCTGTTCGACAGCAAAATGGTGGAGCTGACCGACTACGGCTTCGCGGCCGTGACCCGGCTGAAGGTGGATGACCAGCTGCTGGCCGAAGTGGAGCACCTCGGGTGGCGACTGGTGGTGGGCGAGCCTACGGAGCTGTCGGGCCTGCCGGAGACCTACCGGCGTGCCTCCTCGCTCCGGCCCCGGGTATCGGCGACGGGCAAAAGCGCCCGCGTCGAGGAGATGACCTGGTCCGTGACCGGCCTGCTCGGCAGGGAGGCCGGCAGCATGCTGGCGGCCAGGATCCTGGCGCCGGTCCTCGAGCTGGAGCCCGAACGCCGTGACGCCCAGCTCCGGGTTCTCCGGTCCTGGCTGGCGGCAAACGGAAGCTGGGACGCCACGGCCAAGGAGCTGGACCTGCACCGGAACAGCGTGCGGCGACAAATCAACGCCATCGCGGAAGTGTTGGACATCGACTTGGGCCAGGCCCAGTCACGGGCAGAGTTGTGGATTGCGCTGCAGTACGTGGATGGGCCGGTAACGGAAAACTCTCAGTCGCCCCAGGAACGATAG
- a CDS encoding nitrilase-related carbon-nitrogen hydrolase yields MLLAILQANAVVMDVDANCAAIDAAAESAAAAGAGVLVTPELFPVGYAPRRVRAELDPARLPALHRKLAGIARRHQVGLVYSLPQVTGQGEWHISATLLDAEGNSLLGYSKVHLFGPDERAAFSPAAEPPAVVDFNGVPTSMVICYDVEFPEAVRAAAVAGAELLLVPTALAHGFDDVPQVLLRARALESQLAIAYANHSGVEEGCRFLGGSVIAGPDGRLLAAAGEETQLLFAELNEDSAAEARGEVPYLAERRPDLYRSWGD; encoded by the coding sequence GTGTTGCTGGCAATCCTGCAGGCCAATGCTGTTGTGATGGATGTGGACGCGAACTGTGCCGCCATCGATGCAGCCGCAGAATCTGCTGCTGCCGCCGGGGCCGGCGTCCTGGTGACACCCGAACTCTTTCCCGTGGGTTACGCACCCCGCAGGGTCCGGGCGGAACTGGATCCCGCCCGCCTGCCAGCCCTGCACAGGAAGCTTGCCGGCATCGCGCGGCGCCATCAGGTGGGCCTCGTATACAGCCTTCCCCAGGTCACCGGGCAGGGGGAGTGGCACATCAGCGCCACTCTTCTGGATGCCGAAGGCAACAGCCTGCTCGGCTACTCCAAGGTGCACCTCTTTGGTCCTGACGAACGCGCGGCGTTCAGCCCGGCGGCCGAGCCTCCCGCCGTCGTGGATTTCAACGGCGTGCCAACCTCGATGGTGATCTGCTACGACGTCGAGTTTCCCGAAGCCGTCCGTGCCGCAGCCGTGGCCGGAGCCGAACTGCTCCTGGTACCCACCGCCCTGGCGCACGGGTTTGACGACGTTCCGCAGGTTTTGCTGCGTGCTCGCGCGCTGGAAAGCCAGTTGGCCATTGCCTACGCCAACCACTCGGGAGTGGAGGAGGGCTGCAGGTTCCTTGGCGGCAGCGTCATCGCCGGGCCGGACGGCAGGTTGCTGGCGGCGGCAGGTGAGGAAACGCAGCTCCTTTTCGCGGAGCTAAACGAAGACTCCGCCGCCGAGGCCCGCGGCGAGGTGCCGTACCTCGCCGAACGGCGGCCGGATCTCTATCGTTCCTGGGGCGACTGA
- a CDS encoding ROK family transcriptional regulator, producing the protein MPATSRSTRSKPKNPGSQSALRQLNQQRIIESLMGGPSTQAELARQTGLSTATVSNIVRIMLDSGMASTEPITSSGRRALNVRLNSNGAVAVGIDFGRRHLRVVLASLSYHVIAEESVTLPLGHQAEEGIQAAVILLEKLLQESGIARSAVVGAGAGIPGPIDRRTGTVAQGAILPEWVGINILQHLEERLKIPVFVDNDANLGAWSEVTWGQHTGVSNLLFLKIGSGIGAGLILNGAPYYGNVGITGEIGHATIHEQGLVCRCGNRGCLETIASTTTMIELLSRGEDRPLTPADIVRKALARDSATLRVLDDAGLAVGRALGNVANLINPEVIVVGGPLAGLGNLLLDPIKRGLVRHAVPVIGETTALAMSSLGDRAEALGAAALVFQHAGIRKT; encoded by the coding sequence ATGCCCGCAACTTCGCGCTCAACGAGGAGCAAGCCCAAAAATCCCGGCTCGCAATCCGCCCTGCGGCAACTGAACCAGCAACGGATTATCGAATCGCTGATGGGCGGGCCTTCCACGCAGGCTGAACTGGCCCGGCAGACCGGGCTCTCCACGGCAACGGTCTCCAACATCGTCAGAATAATGCTCGATTCAGGGATGGCATCCACGGAGCCCATCACCAGTTCCGGCCGCCGGGCGCTCAACGTCAGGCTCAACAGCAACGGTGCGGTGGCAGTCGGAATCGACTTCGGCCGGCGCCACCTACGGGTGGTACTGGCCTCGCTGAGCTATCACGTCATTGCCGAGGAATCAGTCACGCTGCCGCTGGGCCACCAGGCTGAGGAAGGCATCCAGGCGGCAGTAATCCTGCTTGAGAAACTCCTGCAGGAAAGCGGCATCGCGCGCAGTGCAGTGGTGGGCGCAGGGGCCGGGATCCCCGGGCCGATAGACCGGCGCACCGGCACGGTGGCCCAAGGGGCAATCCTTCCGGAGTGGGTGGGCATCAACATCCTCCAGCACCTGGAGGAACGGCTCAAAATCCCCGTTTTTGTTGACAACGACGCCAATTTGGGCGCCTGGTCCGAGGTGACCTGGGGGCAACACACCGGGGTCAGCAACCTGCTGTTCTTGAAGATTGGATCAGGCATCGGAGCCGGCCTCATCCTGAACGGGGCACCCTATTACGGCAACGTCGGAATCACTGGCGAAATCGGACACGCCACCATCCATGAACAGGGGCTTGTCTGCCGCTGCGGCAACCGCGGCTGCCTTGAAACCATCGCGTCCACCACTACCATGATTGAGCTCCTGAGCCGCGGTGAGGACCGGCCGCTCACCCCCGCGGATATCGTGCGCAAGGCCCTGGCCCGTGACTCGGCAACCCTCCGGGTACTCGATGACGCTGGGCTCGCCGTCGGCCGCGCGCTCGGCAACGTTGCCAACCTGATCAACCCTGAAGTCATCGTGGTCGGCGGGCCACTTGCCGGCCTCGGCAACCTCCTTTTGGACCCTATTAAGCGGGGACTGGTGCGGCATGCGGTGCCCGTCATTGGGGAGACCACCGCGTTGGCCATGTCCTCCCTGGGCGACCGCGCGGAGGCCCTCGGAGCGGCCGCCCTGGTGTTCCAACACGCCGGAATCAGGAAGACCTAG
- the mmsA gene encoding multiple monosaccharide ABC transporter ATP-binding protein: MTSQTTQTDPIILEMRSITKEFPGVKALADVNLRVKAGEIHAICGENGAGKSTLMKVLSGVYPYGSYDGDIVYQNQVQQFRDIRASEHAGIVIIHQELALIPELSIMENIFLGNEPTKRGVINWAEARLRSLDLLARVGLREDPDTPIKEIGVGKQQLVEIAKALNKSVKILILDEPTAALNESDSQHLLDLMLGLKAKGITSIIISHKLNEIEQIADSITIIRDGKSIETLDVKADGVDEDRIIKGMVGRTLESRFPDHTPKIGEVFFEVKDWTVGHPNVQDRLVCKNSNFFVRRGEIVGFAGLMGAGRTELARSVFGRSYGKFISGQIYKDGKQVTLKSVRQAIDAGLGYVTEDRKSLGLNLLDDIKTTTVAANLRKISHNSVVDPNQEFTVAEQYRKSLRTKTPSVEEGVAKLSGGNQQKVVLAKWMFTDPDLLILDEPTRGIDVGAKYEIYGIIQQLANQGKGVIVISSELPELLGLSDRIYTIFEGAITGVLDKEEASQESLMKLMTSARKAA, from the coding sequence ATGACGTCCCAGACCACGCAAACCGACCCGATCATCCTCGAGATGCGGTCCATCACCAAGGAATTCCCCGGCGTTAAAGCGTTGGCCGATGTGAACCTGCGGGTGAAGGCCGGCGAGATCCACGCCATCTGCGGCGAGAACGGCGCCGGCAAGTCCACCCTGATGAAGGTCCTCTCAGGTGTTTACCCCTACGGCAGCTACGACGGCGACATCGTCTACCAGAACCAGGTCCAGCAGTTCCGCGACATCCGGGCCAGCGAACACGCCGGCATCGTGATCATCCACCAGGAACTCGCGCTGATCCCGGAACTGTCCATCATGGAGAACATCTTCTTGGGCAACGAGCCAACAAAGCGCGGCGTCATCAACTGGGCCGAGGCCCGGCTGCGCTCCCTGGACCTGTTGGCCCGCGTCGGCCTGCGCGAGGATCCGGACACTCCCATCAAAGAAATCGGCGTCGGCAAGCAGCAGCTCGTGGAAATCGCGAAGGCCCTGAACAAGTCCGTAAAGATCCTCATCCTGGACGAGCCCACGGCCGCGCTGAATGAGTCCGATTCCCAGCACCTGCTGGACCTGATGCTTGGCCTGAAGGCGAAGGGCATTACCAGCATCATCATTTCGCACAAGCTCAACGAAATTGAACAAATCGCCGATTCCATCACCATCATCCGCGACGGCAAGTCGATCGAGACGCTGGATGTCAAAGCGGACGGCGTGGACGAGGACCGCATCATCAAAGGGATGGTGGGCCGCACCCTCGAATCGCGTTTCCCGGACCACACTCCGAAAATCGGCGAGGTGTTCTTCGAAGTCAAGGACTGGACCGTGGGCCACCCCAACGTCCAGGACCGGCTGGTTTGCAAAAACTCGAACTTCTTCGTCCGCCGCGGTGAAATTGTAGGATTCGCCGGGCTCATGGGCGCCGGCCGCACCGAGCTTGCCCGGTCCGTATTTGGCCGGTCCTACGGCAAGTTCATCAGCGGCCAGATCTACAAGGACGGCAAGCAGGTGACCCTCAAGTCCGTCCGGCAGGCCATTGATGCCGGACTGGGATACGTCACCGAGGACCGCAAGTCACTGGGACTGAACCTGCTCGATGACATCAAAACCACCACGGTGGCCGCCAACCTGCGGAAGATCAGCCACAACTCGGTGGTGGACCCCAACCAGGAATTCACCGTAGCGGAGCAGTACCGCAAGTCGTTGCGGACCAAGACCCCGTCGGTGGAGGAGGGCGTGGCCAAACTGTCCGGCGGAAATCAGCAGAAAGTAGTCCTGGCCAAGTGGATGTTCACGGACCCGGACCTGCTGATCCTGGATGAACCGACCCGCGGCATTGACGTCGGAGCCAAGTACGAGATTTACGGCATCATCCAGCAACTGGCCAACCAGGGGAAGGGTGTCATCGTCATTTCCTCGGAGCTGCCCGAACTCCTGGGCCTTTCAGACCGTATCTACACGATTTTCGAAGGCGCCATCACCGGTGTCCTGGACAAAGAAGAGGCCAGCCAGGAAAGCCTGATGAAACTGATGACCTCCGCCCGCAAAGCCGCCTGA
- a CDS encoding sugar-binding protein has product MRMFGKAGKAAAVAAIAALALTGCGRSEPSTGGGTEGAGGFEQNSSIGVALPQKTSENWVLAEKLFNDGLNGAGFKADVQFANGGVSEQQNQISAMVTKGAKVIIVGAIDGSQLGTQLQQAKDAGATIIAYDRLLLNTQNVDYYVAYDNFKVGELQGQALLEGLQAKKASGPYNIELFAGSPDDANAKVFFDGAMSVLQPKIDDGTLKVVSGQTKFEQAVTQGWKAENAQRRADTLLTGSYTSQSLDGVLSPNDTLARAVLTSVKGAGKPTPVITGQDSEVESVKSIMAGEQYSTINKDTRKLVEHAITMVKDLQAGKELEINDKDSYNNGVKTVPAYLLEPVIVTAKNVKTAYVDDPVLGPITK; this is encoded by the coding sequence ATGCGAATGTTTGGTAAAGCAGGAAAGGCCGCAGCGGTTGCTGCCATCGCAGCACTGGCGCTGACGGGCTGCGGCCGGTCGGAGCCCAGCACGGGCGGCGGAACCGAAGGCGCAGGAGGGTTCGAACAGAACTCCTCCATCGGCGTCGCACTTCCGCAGAAAACCAGCGAGAACTGGGTCCTGGCGGAGAAGCTGTTCAACGACGGCCTCAACGGGGCAGGGTTCAAGGCTGATGTGCAGTTCGCCAACGGCGGCGTGTCCGAGCAGCAGAACCAGATCAGCGCCATGGTCACCAAGGGCGCCAAGGTGATCATCGTCGGTGCCATCGACGGCTCGCAGCTGGGAACCCAGCTCCAGCAGGCCAAGGACGCCGGCGCCACCATCATCGCCTACGACCGTCTGCTCCTGAACACCCAGAACGTGGACTACTACGTGGCCTACGACAACTTCAAGGTGGGCGAGCTCCAGGGCCAGGCACTGCTCGAAGGCCTGCAGGCCAAGAAGGCAAGCGGCCCGTACAACATCGAACTGTTCGCAGGCTCCCCCGACGATGCCAACGCCAAGGTCTTCTTCGACGGCGCCATGAGCGTCCTGCAGCCGAAGATCGACGACGGCACGCTCAAGGTAGTGTCCGGACAGACCAAGTTCGAACAGGCCGTGACGCAGGGCTGGAAGGCTGAAAACGCCCAGCGCCGCGCCGACACCCTGCTCACCGGCAGCTACACCAGCCAGTCCCTGGACGGCGTCCTCTCCCCCAACGACACTCTTGCCCGCGCTGTCCTGACCTCCGTCAAGGGCGCTGGCAAGCCCACCCCGGTAATCACGGGCCAGGACTCCGAGGTTGAGTCGGTCAAGTCGATCATGGCCGGCGAGCAGTACTCCACCATCAACAAGGACACCCGCAAGCTCGTTGAGCACGCCATCACCATGGTGAAGGATCTCCAGGCCGGCAAGGAACTGGAAATCAACGACAAGGACTCCTACAACAACGGCGTCAAGACGGTCCCGGCCTACCTGCTGGAGCCGGTTATCGTCACTGCTAAAAACGTGAAGACGGCCTACGTGGACGATCCGGTACTCGGACCGATCACCAAGTAA
- a CDS encoding Gfo/Idh/MocA family protein — translation MSAPIAKPWLSSQPDQDPRSATGDPLRWGVIATGGIARSVSQDLAMLADAELYAVSSRGQETADNFAATYGFGRAYGDDGGIRGYERLLADDAVDVVYVATPHAQHHEVVLAALNAGKHVLCEKAFTVNAREASELIDLARSRNLFLMEAVWSRFLPGMQRAFEIAASGEIGDIHWVTADLGFPAPYSPTARLWARQDGGGALLDLSVYPLLWALGTLGFPQTVSATGDINDDGVDAQNALTLGYNHGAQAQLTSSLLAHGPRTATVAGSKGFLQSIGSINNPQDLVIGTGREERRVEKFDAVGRGYTYELREVTRCIQQGLIESPVMPLEDTLNTMRLFDGVRAQLGVSYPNDERQATKVTQP, via the coding sequence ATGAGTGCGCCTATCGCCAAGCCATGGTTGTCCAGCCAGCCCGACCAGGATCCACGTTCCGCCACGGGAGATCCCCTCCGCTGGGGCGTCATTGCCACCGGCGGAATTGCCCGCTCCGTGTCCCAGGACCTGGCTATGCTGGCCGATGCAGAGCTGTATGCCGTCAGCTCCCGGGGGCAGGAGACAGCTGACAACTTCGCCGCCACGTATGGGTTCGGTCGGGCATACGGGGACGACGGCGGAATTCGCGGCTATGAGCGGTTACTCGCCGATGATGCGGTGGACGTGGTTTACGTGGCGACGCCGCATGCCCAGCACCATGAAGTTGTGCTGGCCGCGCTCAACGCCGGCAAACACGTCCTGTGCGAGAAGGCATTCACCGTCAACGCCAGGGAAGCCTCCGAGCTCATCGATCTTGCCCGGTCCCGGAATCTTTTCCTCATGGAGGCCGTCTGGAGCCGGTTCCTGCCGGGCATGCAGCGGGCCTTCGAAATTGCGGCCTCCGGTGAGATCGGGGACATTCACTGGGTGACGGCCGACCTTGGCTTCCCCGCCCCCTACTCACCCACCGCCAGGCTTTGGGCCAGGCAGGACGGCGGTGGCGCCCTGCTCGACCTTTCGGTTTATCCGCTGCTCTGGGCGCTGGGGACCCTTGGCTTTCCCCAGACAGTCAGCGCCACGGGAGATATAAATGACGACGGCGTTGACGCCCAGAATGCCCTGACCCTCGGCTACAACCACGGCGCGCAGGCCCAGCTGACCTCGTCGCTGCTGGCACATGGCCCGCGCACAGCCACGGTCGCCGGCAGCAAAGGCTTCCTGCAGAGCATCGGATCCATCAACAACCCGCAGGACCTGGTTATTGGAACAGGGCGGGAAGAACGCCGGGTCGAAAAATTCGACGCCGTAGGGCGCGGGTACACCTACGAACTGCGCGAGGTGACGCGGTGTATCCAGCAGGGCCTCATTGAAAGCCCGGTGATGCCACTGGAGGACACATTGAACACGATGCGCCTTTTCGATGGAGTGCGTGCCCAACTGGGAGTCAGCTACCCGAACGATGAACGGCAAGCCACAAAGGTGACACAGCCGTAA
- a CDS encoding serine/threonine-protein kinase — protein MVAESPSSIKNEVVGGRYRLGEVIGRGGMSSVYCARDENLGRDVALKLFAPQAPDADELKRQEAEIQLLATLNHPGLVTLFDAGIDDRIPDEPRPFLTMELVDGQDLRTRIRHSRVPLEELAVIGAGIADALAYVHGLGIIHRDIKPANILLVQIRPGEPLRPKLTDFGIARIADSTRLTATGTMVGTAAYLSPEQALGKPLSSATDIYSLGLVLLECIKGTVEYPGGAVESAVARLHRAPEIPEDLPSEWADLVRSMTAIEPLERPAAADIETALRQALVSPASTPGELVPETTRVLPAMPFHPPSITAEESVDELREAAGPVDAASPAAPGQVLKGGQPKKERSSGSRRRRLWLAVLLGVLVLAAAVAAVMASLSTQSTADVVPYPTVTGVLGEHLEELQKSVEP, from the coding sequence ATGGTGGCGGAATCGCCTAGCTCCATCAAGAATGAAGTGGTCGGCGGACGTTATCGGTTGGGTGAAGTCATTGGCCGCGGCGGAATGTCATCGGTTTACTGTGCCCGGGACGAGAACCTGGGCCGCGACGTTGCCCTGAAGCTCTTTGCTCCGCAGGCTCCGGACGCCGACGAATTGAAGCGGCAGGAAGCGGAAATCCAGCTCCTGGCCACGCTCAACCATCCGGGGCTGGTCACTCTTTTCGACGCCGGGATCGATGACCGTATCCCTGACGAGCCGAGGCCTTTCCTCACCATGGAGCTTGTGGACGGCCAGGATCTGCGGACCCGGATCCGCCATAGCCGCGTCCCGCTGGAGGAACTTGCCGTAATCGGGGCAGGCATCGCCGACGCACTGGCGTATGTCCACGGCCTCGGAATCATCCACCGCGACATCAAGCCTGCCAATATCCTGCTGGTGCAGATCCGCCCCGGGGAGCCGCTGCGTCCCAAACTTACGGACTTCGGCATCGCCCGGATCGCGGACTCCACCCGCCTGACAGCCACGGGCACAATGGTGGGCACTGCCGCTTACCTCAGCCCGGAACAGGCCCTGGGCAAGCCTCTCTCCTCCGCCACGGACATCTACTCCCTCGGGCTTGTGCTGCTTGAATGCATCAAGGGCACGGTCGAGTATCCGGGCGGCGCAGTTGAATCTGCCGTGGCGCGCCTGCACCGTGCGCCGGAAATCCCCGAGGATCTGCCGTCCGAATGGGCTGACCTGGTCCGGTCCATGACAGCCATCGAACCTCTGGAGCGCCCCGCCGCCGCGGACATCGAGACCGCCCTCCGGCAGGCGCTGGTGTCCCCCGCGTCAACCCCCGGAGAACTCGTTCCGGAAACCACGAGGGTCCTGCCGGCCATGCCGTTCCACCCGCCCTCCATCACTGCTGAGGAATCGGTGGATGAACTGCGTGAGGCGGCAGGGCCAGTAGACGCAGCTTCGCCGGCCGCCCCTGGACAAGTACTGAAGGGCGGGCAGCCCAAGAAGGAGCGGTCCTCAGGATCGCGACGCCGGCGCTTGTGGCTGGCAGTGCTTCTTGGGGTTTTGGTGCTGGCTGCAGCCGTAGCGGCAGTGATGGCCAGCCTGTCCACCCAGTCCACCGCCGACGTCGTGCCCTACCCCACGGTGACCGGCGTCCTTGGTGAGCACCTGGAGGAGCTCCAGAAGAGCGTGGAGCCGTGA